In Rhizobiales bacterium NRL2, a genomic segment contains:
- a CDS encoding toxin HipA, protein MPRRPKYAPLRVYLNNRLVGHLLKEPSGAIEFRYDQSWLDWENSFPVSLSLPLQEDTYRGAPVVAVFENLLPDSDGIRRRVAEKVGARGTDAYSLLEAIGHDCVGALQFMAGGTEPNIDSTKIEGEPVDDAAIEKILINLAQAPLGLDREDEFRISVAGAQEKTALLRHKGNWLKPHGTSPTTHLFKTQIGRLPNDIDLSNSVENEFYCLKLLEAFGLPVNKAEIQTFGETKALVIERFDRLKAKDGRLLRLPQEDCCQALSIPPSRKYQSDHGPNMVDILNFLKGSDRPADDQKFFLKAQILFWLIGATDGHAKNFSVFLRPGGSFSMTPIYDVLTAQPSLDAGQIEHKQMRLAMSVGNNRHYRIDQIVGRHFVQTSVRAGLPKSLIQTAIREIADVAGTAIDKMPAVLPNDFPEAIHASVKAAMLKRLDSLAVNGTSEK, encoded by the coding sequence ATGCCGCGTCGTCCCAAATATGCCCCGTTACGGGTTTACCTGAACAACCGGCTTGTCGGACACCTATTGAAGGAACCGAGCGGAGCCATTGAATTTCGCTATGACCAGAGCTGGCTCGATTGGGAAAACTCATTTCCGGTTTCACTATCCCTGCCCCTACAGGAAGATACTTACAGGGGCGCGCCGGTGGTCGCTGTATTCGAAAACCTCCTTCCAGATTCCGATGGCATACGACGCCGCGTGGCCGAAAAAGTCGGCGCACGGGGGACCGATGCATATAGCCTCCTGGAAGCGATCGGCCATGATTGTGTTGGCGCGCTTCAATTTATGGCTGGCGGCACAGAACCAAATATCGACAGCACAAAAATTGAAGGCGAGCCGGTCGATGACGCGGCGATTGAAAAAATCCTCATTAACCTCGCACAAGCTCCTCTCGGATTAGACCGCGAGGACGAATTTCGGATTTCCGTGGCAGGCGCGCAGGAAAAGACTGCCCTCCTCCGTCATAAAGGTAATTGGCTCAAGCCGCACGGCACATCTCCAACGACGCATCTGTTCAAGACACAGATCGGGCGACTGCCAAACGACATCGACCTTTCCAACAGCGTCGAGAACGAATTTTATTGCCTGAAGCTCCTTGAGGCTTTCGGGCTCCCGGTCAATAAGGCCGAAATACAAACCTTCGGCGAAACCAAGGCCCTTGTAATAGAGAGGTTCGACCGATTGAAGGCGAAGGATGGGAGGCTTCTGCGGCTCCCGCAGGAAGACTGCTGCCAGGCGCTTTCGATCCCGCCTTCACGTAAATATCAGAGCGATCACGGCCCCAACATGGTCGATATACTGAACTTCCTCAAAGGTAGCGATAGACCTGCTGACGACCAAAAATTTTTCCTGAAGGCGCAGATCTTGTTCTGGTTAATCGGAGCAACTGACGGGCACGCAAAAAACTTCAGCGTCTTTCTGAGACCAGGTGGAAGCTTTTCAATGACGCCGATTTACGATGTGCTGACAGCACAACCGAGCCTTGATGCAGGGCAGATCGAACACAAGCAAATGCGCCTTGCCATGTCGGTCGGTAACAACAGACATTACCGGATCGACCAAATCGTCGGCCGTCATTTCGTCCAGACGAGTGTGCGTGCTGGACTACCAAAAAGCCTGATTCAAACAGCCATACGCGAAATTGCGGATGTGGCTGGGACTGCGATCGACAAAATGCCAGCCGTGCTCCCGAATGATTTCCCCGAAGCCATCCACGCTTCGGTGAAAGCTGCAATGCTAAAGCGGCTCGACAGCCTCGCCGTCAACGGGACCTCCGAGAAATGA
- a CDS encoding transcriptional regulator: MNDSARTPKQIGNIVRRARRKHGWSQSELGSATGLRQETISLIENGNTATKLETILAVLTALDLEFRVRERSKGQSSDIEKLF, from the coding sequence ATGAATGACTCAGCTCGTACGCCGAAACAAATTGGGAACATTGTCCGCCGGGCCCGTAGAAAGCATGGCTGGAGCCAAAGCGAACTTGGCAGCGCAACAGGTCTCAGGCAGGAGACGATCTCGCTCATAGAGAACGGCAATACGGCGACGAAGTTGGAAACCATTCTCGCCGTGCTGACCGCTCTCGATTTGGAGTTCCGGGTCAGGGAGCGATCGAAAGGCCAGTCCTCAGATATCGAGAAGCTGTTCTGA